A segment of the Halovivax limisalsi genome:
GTCGCGTCGGACGACTGTCCGGCGGTCAGCGCCAGCGCGTCTTCGTCGCCAGGGCGCTCGCGGCCGACGCCGACCTGCTCGTCCTCGACGAACCGACGGTTGGTGTCGACGCGTCGTCCAGATCGTCCTTCTACGATCTCCTCGGCGAGCTTCACGCGTCGGGACTGACGGTCGTCCTCGTCGAACACGACGTGGGCGTCGTCACCTCGTACGCGACGGCGGTCGCCTGTCTCGATCGCCAACTGCACTTTCACGGCGATCCCGAGGAGTTCGCCGAATCGGACGCCATCGAACGCGCGTACGGAACCGACCACCGCGTCCTGCACCACGACCATTGACTATGTCCGCGAATACGCTCCTGGGGTCGTTCGCCGGATCACTTCGCCACATCCACCCTGGTTTCATTCGCGGCTGGTTCGAGTGGTTACTCAGCGACGTCTACGGGGCTGGAATGGAGGGCCTGAGCGAGCTGCTGGGCGTGGAGATGCTCGGCTATCCGTTCATGCAGCGCGCGTACCTGGCGGCGGTCTGCATCGGGATCGTCGGCCCGCTCGTCGGCACGTTCCTGGTCCACCGCGAGATGGCGATGATCGGCGACACGCTCGCGCACACGGCGTTCGCCGGCGTCGCCGTCGGGCTGTTCGTCGAGTCCGTCCTCTCGATATCGCTCCCGCCGATGCTGACTGCACTCGCCGTGGCGGTCGTCGCGGCGCTGCTCGTCGAAGTGCTCGTCGACCGCGCCGGCGAGTACAGCGATACCTCGCTCGCGATCGTGTTGACGGGCGGGTTCGCCGTCGGCAGCATCCTGATCAGCGCCACCGACGGCGGGATCGCCGTGGGCATCGACGCCTACCTCTTCGGCACTCTGGCGACCGTTTCGCGAGATCACGTCGGCGTCCTCGTCGCGATGACCGTCGCGGTCGCGGTTCTGGTCGCGCTGGCGTACCGCCCGCTCGTCTACGTCACGTTCGACCCGCGGGCCGCGCGGGCCGCACGACTCGACGTTCGCCTGTACGAACGTCTCGTGGTCGTCCTCACCGCGATCGTCGTGGTCGGGGCGATGCAGATCATGGGCGTCATCCTGGTCGCCGCGATGCTCGTTATCCCCGTCGCCGCGGCGAACCCGCTCGCCCGGAGCTTCGGGGAGTCGCTCCTGCTCGCCGTCCTCGTCGGCGTGGGTGCGGCCGTCGGCGGCGTCTCCCTCTCCTACGCCTACGGTCTCGCGACGGGCGGTTCGATCGTCGTCGCCGCGATCGCCGTCTACGCCGTCTCGATCGGGTTCGGCGGCTGGCGACGGTCGGGGTAGCCGGGGGTGACCGCTCGCTGGCGAGACCGGCAGTGGTAGGCAGTCCGCTTTATCGGCCGTGTGGTGACGGGGCTGTATGTCGGACGAGTACTACACGAAGGGTGATCTCGCGGCCGGACTCGACGAGGAAGCGTCGGCGTTCGACCAGGTGCCGGACGACGAGACGGTCCGGGCGGTCGTCGATCGCATCGAGGAGCGAAACGTCGCGGTGTCAGTCGTCGACGATCCCGACGAGGCCCGCGAGCTCCTCCGCGAGCGGATTCCCGATGGGGCGACGGTCAACGACGGCCACTCGACGACGCTCGAGGAGCTGGGCTTTACCGACGACCTCGAAGCGGCCGAGGATTTCGAGTACGTCGGCAATCGACTCGCCGAGATCGACGACGAGGCCGAACGGGCCGAGGTGCGCCGTGAAGCGGTGACGGCGGACGTCTTCTTCGACAGCGTCAACGCGATCGCGGCGACGGGCGAGTTACTCGGCGCGAACGCGCTCGGTAACGGCGTGGGGGCGTGGCCGTTCGGCGCGAAGAATCTGGTGCTCGTCGGCAGCACGAACAAGATCGAACCGAGCTGGGCGGCCGCGGTCGATCGCATCCGCGAGTACGCGCTCCCGCTGGAGGATGCCCGCGCGGCGGACGTCTACGGCCAGGGCAGCGTGGTCGGGAAACTGGTCAGCATCGAGTACGAGCGCGTCGACGACCGCACCGAACTCGTCCTGCTCGACGACCGGTACGGATTCTGAGGGCGATCGGCCGATACGCCGGCGGCGGATCAGTGCCCGCGCGTCGTCGACGCGGGGGCGGGCAGGCGCCAGACGGCGATCACGCCCGCGACGGTGCCGAGACCGATGGCGACGACGGCCGACAAGGGGAGTGCCGCGTCTGGAACGGCGACCAGCCCGTCGAACCCGACGACGCGGGCGACCAGGCGGTTGAGCGCGTCGGCCGCGGGGTCGGCGGCGGCGATGGCGACGAGCCAGCCGCCGAGGCCGACGAGCGCCCCCTGGACGAAGACGAGCGACGCGACGGAGCGGCCGCCGACGCCGACGGCGCGGAGGGTGCGAAACGTCTCGCGGCGCTGGTAGACGTGCAGCGCCAGGAGCGTGGCCGTCAGCGCGGCCCCGGTGAGGACGGCGACGGCGCCGAGCAGGCCCGCGCCGACGAAGACGGCGGTCTGCTGGCCGACGACGGCCTCGAGTTGCTCCTCGTTCGTCCGGACGGCGTACTCGGGGTACGCCGCCTGGAGCTCGTCGTGGACGGCCTCGACGTCCGCGCCGTCCGCGACGGTGATCGCGATCATGGTCGCGGCGTCGGTCCCGGCCGTGCCCGAGAGGGTCTGTAGCTCGCTGGTCCGGATCGTCACCGTAGGCGTGCCGAGGAACGAACTGAACGTGTTCGAGACGCCGACGACCTCGTAGCGCGTCTCCCGGGCACGGGTGATCGAACCGCCGAGGTGGAGTTCGTCGCCGACGGCGACGTCGAACCGCTCTGCGATCCGCTCGTCGATCAATACCTCCTTCGTGAGGGGCCCGTCGTACGTCCCGTCCGCGTAGTGGGTGTCGGACCCGGTGAAGCCCGATCCCTCCCGAATGCTCACCGCGCTGCCGCCGCCGGGGACGCCCGTCGCGACGACGGTCTCCAGGTTTTCGGGATCCGTCCCGACGTAGAGGGTCTGGAACGCCATGGGCGCGGCGGTCGAGACTTCCGGTCGCGATTCCATCTCGGCCGAAATTTCGTGGGCGTCGTGGATGGTCGCCTCGAACCCGCCGCCACCGGCGGTCGTCAGGCCGATCGACTCGCCCGTCACCCAGAGGTCGCGGTCGGCCCGGTCGAACTGCTGGGTCCCCGTCTCGAGGACGCCGGCGCTCGTGCCGGCGAGCAGGAGCAGCGTCAGGACCGCCAGCGCGACGCCCGCGACGGCCAGCAGCGTACGCCCGCGGGCGAACGCGAGGTCGCGCCAGGCAAGCCCGACGATCGCTCGCGCGCGCGTCGGGAACCCGCGGAGCCGGCCGCGCGCCGTCGGCGCGCCGGTCGGCGAACCCGCGTCGCCGGCACCGGTTCCGTCACGCTCGCTTGCGCCCGCTCCGTCCCCCGCGAACGGGCCGGCCGCGTCGCCGCCGGACGCGTCCCGGTCCTCGCCCGGTCGATCGTCAGCCACCGCGATCACCGTCCGCGTCGACCTGTCTGATCGCGATCGCGACGCTCGGGAGCGAACAGCCGGCGATCACCCACGCGACGAGCGGGCCGTAGACCAGCAAGAGCGGGTGAAAGGAGAGCGGTCCGTCCAGTCCCGTCAGCTCCCGGGCGAGCGCGTTACCCCCGCGAATGCTGGCGATCCCGAGCGCCGTGCCCGCGACCCCGCCCAGCGTCGCGAGGACGAACGCTTGGACGGCGAACAGCCCGCGCTGGCGCCGACGCGGAACGCCGATCGCGCGCAGCGTCTCGACGGCCCGTCGCTCCGAGAGGACGTCCATCGCGGTGGTGACGGCCACGAAGAGCGTGCCGACGAGGACCGAGACGACGAGGGCGGCCAGGCTCAACGCCAGCGGCAAGTCCGCGTCGCCGAGGCGACTCATCGCGAGCTCGTCGCTCGACCGGGCCTCGCTCGAGGGATAGACCGACTCGAGGGCCGCGGGATCGACGCCGTCGCCGCGGACGACGAACCGATCCGCCTCGCCGGGCGCGCCGGCGAGGGACTGGGCCGTCGAGAGGTCGAAGACGACCAGCGGCGTCGCGCTGGCGAGGCCGTCGGCTTCCCCCACGTCGACGACCGGATAGCTCGTCCCGCCGATCGCGATCGACTCGCCGCGCCCGACCGAGAGCTCGGCCGCGGCCCCGTCGCTCAGTATGGCGCCCTCCTGAGTCCGGAGCGCCGACGGGTCGATCCCGTAGAGGTCGACGCCGGCGCTCGGATCGACGCCCACCGCCAGCACGAAGGTGCTGTCGTCGGTCCGGACGACATCCGTCCGGACGGGACTCACGCCTTCGACGCCGTCGATCGCGCGCATTCGCTCGGCGCCCTCCTCGACCGACCCGAACGACGGGCCGCCGGTCGCCACGAGCGGCGAACCGGACGAATCGGCGGGGCTCACCCAGTACTCCTGGGCGCCGAGGCCGGTCGCCGGCGCGACGAGTCCCAGCGAGAGCCCGGAGACGACGAGCAAGAGCGCCACCGCGATGGCGACGCCGCCGACGGCGGCCAGGCTCCGTCGCGGTGCGGTTCGACGCAAGCGGGTCCAGGTTCGACGGACGGCCAGGCCCAGCCATCCGATCCGTCGCCGGAGCCACGTCCGAACGGTATCGGTCCGTTCCGGGTCGACCGACGGCGGGGCACAATCGTCGCTCGTCCGCCCCGGCTCGTCCGCGCTCATGGGACGTTCGCGGTGGCGCGATCGACGCGGGCGCCGTCCCGCAGGCGGATCACCCGGTCGACCGATCGGAGGATCGATTCGTCGTGCGTCGCGAGGACGACGGCGCGGTCGTCCGCGTGCGCCCGGAGAATCGAGAGCACGCCCCGGCCGGTTTCGGCGTCGAGCTCGCCCGTGGGTTCGTCTGCGATGAGCAGGTCCGGGTCCGTCACCAGCGCGCGGGCGATGGCGACGCGCTGGCGTTCGCCGCCGCTCAACTGTCCGGGGCGGTGATCCAGCCGGTCGCCCAGCCCGACCGAGCCCAGTAGCGCCTCGGCGCGCTCGCGTCGCTTCGACCGGGCGACGCCGAGTTCGACGAGCGGCAACGCCACGTTCGTCCGGGCGCTAAAGGACTCGAAGAGGCGGAAATCCTGGAAGACGAACCCGACGTGTCGCAGGCGGTGGCGAGTCAATTCGGCCGGCGTGCAGGCGCCGAGGTCGGTTCCGGCGGCGACGACGCGGCCCTCGTCGGCCCGTTCGAGGCCGGCGAGGATCGACAGGAGCGTCGACTTCCCGCTCCCGCTCGGGCCCGCGATGGCGACCAGTTCGCCCCGCTCGATCGAGACTGAGACGTCGTCGACGGCGGTGACGGTCGGCCGCTCGGGCGGGTCGGCCCACCACCGCAGCCGGGCGAACCGACCGGGACCGGCCCGTCGGTAGGCCTTGCGGACGTCGGACGCGCGGACGAGCGTCTCACCGGTCGACTCGTCCGCCGGCGTCGCCTGGGTCGTGAGCTCTGTCATCGGATTCGGACATCGAGACGCGACCGTCGCCTCGACGGTCAGTTACTGATGGTCGGCGATCCGACCGCATGAATGTTTGGCCATCCGGCGGCCCGCGTCCGAAAATGGGGGTCGACGCGGCCTCGAGCCGCCGGGTGCCGATCGTCGCCGCCCGCGCTCGACCGCGCGGCGGTTCTCCGGAGTCGATGCCGGCCGCTCCGGCTCAGTTCGCGCGGCGGGCGACCAGCAGGGCCGACGCGATCGCGAGCAGCGCCGCGACCGGTCCGAAGCCGGGGATGCCGTCGTCGTCGCCGTCGCCGGCGCCCTCTTCGACGGTGACGGTGCCGATGACGTCGTCGTCGATGGCGACCTCGTACTCGCCCGTCTCCTCGAAGGTGTGGGTGAAGGTGACGTCGCCCTGTTCGCCGGCGTCGAGGGTGATCGACCGGGTGTCGACGACCTCGCCGTCGATCAGGAGCTCGGCCGTGTGCGTGCCGGCCTGACCGCCTTCGTTGACGATCGTCGCGCTGATTCCGACCGAGTCGCCGGGCGCGACCGTCGTCTCAGTCACCTGGCCGTTTCCGGTGGAGAATTCGGCCGGTTCGGGCGGCTCCGGCGGCGGGGTGACGGTCACCGTGGCGATGTCGACGCCGTTGACCGTGTAGTTGTGCGTGCCGGCCCGCGGCGCGTCGGCGACCGTGACGGAGTCGGACGCGCCGGGCTCGAGGGTGACGGACTCCGAACCGACGACCGCGCCGTCGCGTTTGAAGGTCAGCGACGCCGTCCCCTCGCCGTCGCCGACGTTAGTGACCTTCGCGGTCAGTTCGACCGTCTCGCCCTGTTCGATCTCCGTCGCGGAGACGCCGGTCTTCGAGATCTCGAACGACGGTTCCGGGTCCGGCTCGTCCGGCGGCGGTGGCGGGATGTAGCCGCCGTCGTCTGGCGCGATCTCGATGGTTCCGCTGCTGGTCGCGATATCTTGCCCGTCACCGGTGACGGCGACGTGGACCCACCGATAGTCGCCTTCGGTCCAGTTGTCGTAGGTCTGCACGTCGATATTCGCGTCGGGATCCGCGTCGGTCTTCACCGCAGCCGAGCCGTCGAGCACCTCGCCCTCGGGTGTCTCGCCGAACGTAACCTCGCCGCCGAGGACGTCGGTGAGGTTCACCTCACCGTTGAGGGAGGTGAGACTCGACTCGATTTGCACGAGGTCTTGGTCGGCCGAGCCGTCGGGCTCCTCCGTCATGTTGATGGTGAGCTCACTGCTCGTGAACGTCGATTCGTGGTAGAGCGCGACCGCGTGGTTGACGTTGTTCGTGCCACCGACGGTCGCATCGGTGTCGATCGTAACCGTGTCGCCGGGCTCGGCGTCGCTCGCGGCGCCGTTGGAACTCCCGTCCTGGACGAAGAGTCCCTCAACCCCGACGAGGGTCGCGTTACCGTCGACGTAGAGGTCGTTGGACGTCTCGTTGACCGCGAGACCGTCGCCGTCGGTGCTATCGTTGGTCGCGACCATCACGACGTACTGGCCGGAGCCGTCGCCGAACGCGTCGTGGGCAGATGTATCGACCGTAATCTGTTCGGTGTCACTGTTGATTTCCAGGTTGGCCTGCTGGGCGAACGTCGCGTTCTCGTTGAGGTCGTCGAGGTCGTTCGCCTGGAGCAGCGTCAGCATGTCGTCGAACGTGGTGGGGAGGCCGGTATCGGTCCCCTCGCCGCTCGGGTCGAACTTGCCGACGACGACGGTCGCGGTTTCGCCCTTCAGATTATCGAGGGGGGCGTTACCCGACTCGCCCAGCGTCACCGTTACCGACGCCCCAGTCGGATAGATTCCCGTCTCTTCGTAAATCGGACCGATTTCTGTCCCGTCCCAGTGCTTGAGTCGGACGTATGGATTGTTGGTCGTCCAGTCGGCCGCGGTCGTATCAGCGCGTAGCGAGAGCGGAGTCCGGTCCCAGACCGAGAGGTTCTCACTCACCTGGTAGGACGTCACCGCGCTACTTTCGGTTACATCAGCTGATTGATATGGGGACGACGCCGCTGTCGTCGATGCTCCTGCGCTCGCTGCCGCGCCGGCCACGGGGGCGATGGCCAACATGACAACGACGAGTATCACTGCCGGTATACGCTGCATAGAACTACAATCCGAGTCACTGGAGTTATAGGTTTCCCATTATGTATTTCAGCAGTTACTGATATTTTGTGCCATGAAATAAGTTCGAAATCCGACCGGTGGACGGAACCGTCTGTATGGGGCCTGTGGCGGGCGATCATGCGGTTCGGCGCGTCGGCACTCTCGTCGGATCGTGGCGGTCGAAGGTTGCCGGCGTAATCCGGTGCTGGCAACGTAATAAATTCGACGTGTAGGAACGTAATCTCGCTAGCGGGCGAGCGATCGATCGGCTGGCCGACCGGTCGGATCGAAAGAATTACGGTCGCCTCCGCAGTCAATGGCCGGTAGCAACCCTGATTGCGCGTTGCCCCTCACCATGTCCCCGAAACACGCCCTTCTCGCCCTTCTCTTGATCGGTTGTGTCGGCGCGGTCACGCTCGCCGCGAGCGCAGCCCCGGCGTACGACCTCACGGCCTCCCAGTCGATCGACACCCCCGAACAAACGGTGAGCATTCACGGAAACACGTACACGATTACGTCCATCGCCACCGCGGCCCCGGACTCGTCCGTAACGGTCGACGTTACGGTGCCGGACGACACGTCGTACGCCGTGGATCTCTACAACGACGACGAACAGGTCGTCGTGGACCCGACCCTCGGAACTGGCTCCGGGACGGTCTCGGTCACGACCGAGGGCGTCGCCCCCGGGACCTACGCGCTCACGCTCCAGGCCGACAACGACTTTCGGGACGTCCAGCCCCTCGTCGTCGAGGGATACGACGTGTCGCTCTCCGCGCCGACGTCCGTCGAGGCCGGCACGCCCCTGACTGTGAGCGTCGACGCGACCCCGACCGCCTCGTCTGGGGACCCGGCGGGCGGCGTCGAAGTCGCCGTCTGGAACGGCGACACCACGCGCCGCGTCGACGCGGAGCCGGTCGACGGTGAGGCGTACGAGGCGACGATCGAGGGTCTCGAACCCGGCGAGTACGAGATCTACGCCGCGGCGCTCGGGAGCGGGACGGTGATGGGCGAACCCGAAGTGCTGGGCGCGACGGGTGATCGGACGGTGACGGTCACGAACGACGCCGGCGGTGACGACCCGCCGGATGACGGTGGCGACGACCCACCCGACGAGGACGACGGCGACGGAACTGACGACGGCGGTGACGGATCCGGCGACGGCGATTCCGGGACGTCGGACGACGCTGACGACGGATCCGGCGACGGCGGGACGGGTGCTGGCAGCGATGGCGACACGGGCGAATCCACCGACGGTACCGACGACGGAGACAACGAGTCCTCCGGGAGCGAGACGATCGACCCGACCGATCCCGCGGCGGACGACGGGGCGAACGGCGGCTCCGACGACGATCCGGTCCCCGGCTTCGGACTCGAAGCGCTCCTCGTCGGCGCGCTCGCAGGCCTCGCACTCGCGATTCGACGGGTCGACTGACGGCTCTCCTCGGTCGGAACGAACTGTACGAGCATGAACCGCCCGCTGACCGTCGTATTTGCCGTCCGCTTCTCCGGATGGCGAGCCCGCGCCGTCAGTCGTCGTCGGGCAGCGGCTCCGCGCCGTCGCCCTCGCCGGTAGCCGTTCCCTCCACGAGTCCGTCGATCGCCGCCGTTCGTTCGGCCCGGGGCAGGCTCTCGCGGAAGCGTTCGAAGATCCGCCTCGCCTCCGCGAGTTCGGGTTCGCCGACGGCTTTCAGGAGGGCGAGGGCGCGACGGGCGCGGGTTCGGCGCCAGGAGTGTTCGCGGTGTTCGTAGGTCCGGACGGCCCGGAGGAAGTCGGCTCGCGAGAAGGCGGGCCAGTGGGGCGTACAGAAGTAGACCGCGGCCTCGTTGCCGTTGGCGTGCCAGGGCAGGAAGTTGGAGGTGCGCTCGTCGCCGCCCGTCCGGATGATGAGGTCGACGTCCCGGACTGGCCGATCGTAGAGACGCGCTTCGATCGCGTCGACGTCGATCGCGTCCGGGTCGAGGCTGCCGGCGTCGACGTCGCGCGCGACGCTGCGGGCCGCGGCCAGCAACTCGTTGCGCCCGCCGTAGGCCAGCGCGACGTTGAGTCGGAACGCGTCGTAGCCCTCGGTGCGGGACTCGGCGTAGGTTACGGCGTCCCGGACGCGTTCGGGCAGGCGTTCGATCTCGCCGATCGCGCGGATACAGACGCCCTCCTCGTGGACGCGTTCGGAATCGGCGAACTCGTGCAATTTCTCGACCAGCAAATCGAACAGCGCTTCGTTTTGCTCCGCTGGCCGGTCAAAGTTCTCGGTCGAGAACGTATAGAGGGTCAGTTCCTCCACGCCCAGATCCTGACACCACTCGAGGACGTTTTCGGTGGTCTCCGCACCGGCGCGGTGCCCGGCGGTCGGCGCTTTGCCCTTGCGCCTTGCGTACCGACGGTTGCCGTCCTGGATGACGGCGACGTGATCTGGCGCGCGGTCCGTATCGAGTTCGCGCCGGAGCAGCCGCTCGTAATACGCGCGCAGTTTCCGGCGCAGCCCCTGGGGCATCGGTCCCCTTTTTGCCGTCTCGTGGTATGTGTGTTGTGGATTCCTGTCCGAATCCGTTCACGTTTGGCGGTCCCTACCTGTTGCACGCACCCGCATCGGCGTTTTCTCGCGATCGACGCTCGCCCGCGCCTTCGACTGGCGACGCTCGCCGACGCCGGCCGCTCCGCATCTCGGCCGCCTCCGTTCGATGAATTCTCCGATCGGTACGGATGTACTAACAATATAGCAGCAATTTATTACGTAGTAAGTGGTAGTAGAATTCATGGGTGAGACGTGTACGTGTCCGGAACCTGATCGGGTCGGGACTGTCCCCTGGCAGGACGACTACTGCCGACGCTGTGGAGGACGGCTCGAGGACGAGGTAGAACAGCCGGAGAACATCTAGTCCCCGGCGCCCGCTCCCATCTAGCGCGTCGAATGCGTCTAGGGCCAGAACGGTCGCCGACGGCCGAGTACGCTGGTCTCTAGAACCGCCGCGCCTCAATCTAGAACGCAGTTCTAGGGCCTCTTGGTGACGTCTAGATCCGAGAGTCACATCCTCCGGTTCGACCCTGCCGTCTAGGTTCGAGACCGGCCGGTCCGGGGTGACGTCGGATCGGCTATCGGTCGCCGCCGGTGGGAAACCCCGGTCGGTCGATCGCGTCGCGCACGTACGCTAGTCCCGGTCGGCCGTCGCGCAGCCAGACGCCGAGCGCGATCGCACCGAGGAGGAACTCGACGAGGAAGTACGGCTGCCCGAGCGAGTCGAGTAGCAGCCCCACGATCGTCGGCGGACCGCCCTCGTAGGGTTCGACGGACAGGACCGGCCACAGCAGCTGGTTCGCGGTTCCGTCGCCCCACAGGCTGGGTACGACGTCGACGAGCGTGTGCGAGAGCGACCCGACGGCGAAGGCGACGCCGACCGCCGGCCGATCGACGCGCCTGGCGACGAGGAAGACGGCGACGGCGAGCGGGACCAGCAGGAGGAGCGAGTGCGCGAGCGTCCGCCCGGTGGGCAACACCTCGAGTCGCCAGGCCAGCGGCTTATCGACCAGGTCGGGGAACTGGCTGCCGATCGCGAGCGCGACGATAGTTTCGACCGTCGGTGGCCCGAGTCGACGATAGCGCCGCCCGACCGCGTACAGGATG
Coding sequences within it:
- a CDS encoding metal ABC transporter permease → MEGLSELLGVEMLGYPFMQRAYLAAVCIGIVGPLVGTFLVHREMAMIGDTLAHTAFAGVAVGLFVESVLSISLPPMLTALAVAVVAALLVEVLVDRAGEYSDTSLAIVLTGGFAVGSILISATDGGIAVGIDAYLFGTLATVSRDHVGVLVAMTVAVAVLVALAYRPLVYVTFDPRAARAARLDVRLYERLVVVLTAIVVVGAMQIMGVILVAAMLVIPVAAANPLARSFGESLLLAVLVGVGAAVGGVSLSYAYGLATGGSIVVAAIAVYAVSIGFGGWRRSG
- a CDS encoding LUD domain-containing protein, with amino-acid sequence MSDEYYTKGDLAAGLDEEASAFDQVPDDETVRAVVDRIEERNVAVSVVDDPDEARELLRERIPDGATVNDGHSTTLEELGFTDDLEAAEDFEYVGNRLAEIDDEAERAEVRREAVTADVFFDSVNAIAATGELLGANALGNGVGAWPFGAKNLVLVGSTNKIEPSWAAAVDRIREYALPLEDARAADVYGQGSVVGKLVSIEYERVDDRTELVLLDDRYGF
- a CDS encoding ABC transporter permease, translated to MADDRPGEDRDASGGDAAGPFAGDGAGASERDGTGAGDAGSPTGAPTARGRLRGFPTRARAIVGLAWRDLAFARGRTLLAVAGVALAVLTLLLLAGTSAGVLETGTQQFDRADRDLWVTGESIGLTTAGGGGFEATIHDAHEISAEMESRPEVSTAAPMAFQTLYVGTDPENLETVVATGVPGGGSAVSIREGSGFTGSDTHYADGTYDGPLTKEVLIDERIAERFDVAVGDELHLGGSITRARETRYEVVGVSNTFSSFLGTPTVTIRTSELQTLSGTAGTDAATMIAITVADGADVEAVHDELQAAYPEYAVRTNEEQLEAVVGQQTAVFVGAGLLGAVAVLTGAALTATLLALHVYQRRETFRTLRAVGVGGRSVASLVFVQGALVGLGGWLVAIAAADPAADALNRLVARVVGFDGLVAVPDAALPLSAVVAIGLGTVAGVIAVWRLPAPASTTRGH
- a CDS encoding ABC transporter permease is translated as MSADEPGRTSDDCAPPSVDPERTDTVRTWLRRRIGWLGLAVRRTWTRLRRTAPRRSLAAVGGVAIAVALLLVVSGLSLGLVAPATGLGAQEYWVSPADSSGSPLVATGGPSFGSVEEGAERMRAIDGVEGVSPVRTDVVRTDDSTFVLAVGVDPSAGVDLYGIDPSALRTQEGAILSDGAAAELSVGRGESIAIGGTSYPVVDVGEADGLASATPLVVFDLSTAQSLAGAPGEADRFVVRGDGVDPAALESVYPSSEARSSDELAMSRLGDADLPLALSLAALVVSVLVGTLFVAVTTAMDVLSERRAVETLRAIGVPRRRQRGLFAVQAFVLATLGGVAGTALGIASIRGGNALARELTGLDGPLSFHPLLLVYGPLVAWVIAGCSLPSVAIAIRQVDADGDRGG
- a CDS encoding ABC transporter ATP-binding protein, with protein sequence MTELTTQATPADESTGETLVRASDVRKAYRRAGPGRFARLRWWADPPERPTVTAVDDVSVSIERGELVAIAGPSGSGKSTLLSILAGLERADEGRVVAAGTDLGACTPAELTRHRLRHVGFVFQDFRLFESFSARTNVALPLVELGVARSKRRERAEALLGSVGLGDRLDHRPGQLSGGERQRVAIARALVTDPDLLIADEPTGELDAETGRGVLSILRAHADDRAVVLATHDESILRSVDRVIRLRDGARVDRATANVP
- a CDS encoding CARDB domain-containing protein; this encodes MTSYQVSENLSVWDRTPLSLRADTTAADWTTNNPYVRLKHWDGTEIGPIYEETGIYPTGASVTVTLGESGNAPLDNLKGETATVVVGKFDPSGEGTDTGLPTTFDDMLTLLQANDLDDLNENATFAQQANLEINSDTEQITVDTSAHDAFGDGSGQYVVMVATNDSTDGDGLAVNETSNDLYVDGNATLVGVEGLFVQDGSSNGAASDAEPGDTVTIDTDATVGGTNNVNHAVALYHESTFTSSELTINMTEEPDGSADQDLVQIESSLTSLNGEVNLTDVLGGEVTFGETPEGEVLDGSAAVKTDADPDANIDVQTYDNWTEGDYRWVHVAVTGDGQDIATSSGTIEIAPDDGGYIPPPPPDEPDPEPSFEISKTGVSATEIEQGETVELTAKVTNVGDGEGTASLTFKRDGAVVGSESVTLEPGASDSVTVADAPRAGTHNYTVNGVDIATVTVTPPPEPPEPAEFSTGNGQVTETTVAPGDSVGISATIVNEGGQAGTHTAELLIDGEVVDTRSITLDAGEQGDVTFTHTFEETGEYEVAIDDDVIGTVTVEEGAGDGDDDGIPGFGPVAALLAIASALLVARRAN
- the uppS gene encoding polyprenyl diphosphate synthase, translating into MPQGLRRKLRAYYERLLRRELDTDRAPDHVAVIQDGNRRYARRKGKAPTAGHRAGAETTENVLEWCQDLGVEELTLYTFSTENFDRPAEQNEALFDLLVEKLHEFADSERVHEEGVCIRAIGEIERLPERVRDAVTYAESRTEGYDAFRLNVALAYGGRNELLAAARSVARDVDAGSLDPDAIDVDAIEARLYDRPVRDVDLIIRTGGDERTSNFLPWHANGNEAAVYFCTPHWPAFSRADFLRAVRTYEHREHSWRRTRARRALALLKAVGEPELAEARRIFERFRESLPRAERTAAIDGLVEGTATGEGDGAEPLPDDD
- a CDS encoding metal-dependent hydrolase, whose protein sequence is MWPLGHLAVAYILYAVGRRYRRLGPPTVETIVALAIGSQFPDLVDKPLAWRLEVLPTGRTLAHSLLLLVPLAVAVFLVARRVDRPAVGVAFAVGSLSHTLVDVVPSLWGDGTANQLLWPVLSVEPYEGGPPTIVGLLLDSLGQPYFLVEFLLGAIALGVWLRDGRPGLAYVRDAIDRPGFPTGGDR